In Runella sp. SP2, the genomic window CCATTCGGGATCCCAAAAACCAATGGTTTGGTAAGCAGCCATTTGGCCATCGGGCGAGACTTCCCCCGCGTAGGCTTGCGGCATGGGAAGTTCTTCTTGGAAGCCTCCTTTAAAACTCACTTTTAATAATTTGGTTAGGGCCGTTGGGTAGCCGCTTCGTCCCGAACGAAAGACAATGCTGGCGCCGTCGGGTGTCCAACCTTGCACAGCATCTTCGCCTGGGTGCCACGTAAGGCGTTTGGGTTCACCGCCCGTGGCGGGCATTACATACACGTCGGTGTTGCCGCCGTACTGGGCCGAAAAGGCAATCATGCTGCCATCGGGCGAAAAATGCGGGAGCGATTCTGTGCCTTCGTGCGTGGTGAGTCGGCGGGCAGCGCCACCGTCGCGGTCGGCCATCCACAAATCATCGGCATAGACAAAGACCACGGAGCGGTCGCTGACGGTAGGCTGGCGCAACAGTCGTGTGCCTTGGCCAATGGCCGACACGCTGCACAAAACCCCCGCCGCGAGGGAGAGTAAAGAGGTTAGTTTCATAGAAAGTGGTTAGTAGGTTGTTGGAAAAATATACCTCAAAAATACGCTTTTCTCTTTGGGAAACGCAATCGGAGCATACACGATAAACGATTGTTGTTCAGCGGTTACCTGAATTCGGTAGCGACTGCCTTCAAAAATGCTTCGCTCTACCGTTGCCCAAATGCCTTGCGTGCCTTCGGTTTCGGTAATGATCAGTTGCTCAGGGCGAATCAGCAAGGTGTCAGACGGTCGGGGAGGAGTTCCAAAAAACTGCTCAAACGTATTGCGAGGCACAACATTGATTTCTCCCGTCAACTCCGCTACGTACTCACTGATGGGTTGTTGATATACTTCTTGGGGCGTGCCCATTTGTAATAACTTCCCTTGGTATAAAATCCCCATTCGGTCCGACAAACTGAGGGCATCGGGGGCATCGTGGGTGACAAAAATGCAGGCAGTCCCCGTTTCTTCGGCCAGTGTGCGGATGGTTTGGGTGAGGCGACGGCGGTTGGCAAAATCCAAGTGTGCAAACGGTTCGTCGAGGAGCAATACTTTGGCTTCTTCGGCTAGCGCGCGGGCAATAGCGGTGCGCTGTTTTTCCCCGCCCGACAGTGATTTTGCAGGTTTATCGGCCACCGTTTCTAAGTGGCAAAGCTCGATAAGCTCGTCCACCCGCTCGTCGCGATAGGCTTTTTGGTAATACCGAAGCGCGTAAGCAATGTTTTCCCGAACACTGATGGGCAACGATAGATTATAGTCTTGGTGGACAATTTTAATGTCAGGATGCCCAGGAATGAGCTGGTCGCTGGCAAGGCGTAATTTTTCGCCATTGAGCCAAATTTCACCTTCATCGGGGTCAATCAGCCCCGCTGCCAAACGCAATAACGTACTTTTTCCCGAACCACTTTCGCCCAAAAGGCCAAGAATTTCTCCTGTTTGAAGTTCTAGCTGAATGTCGGATAAAACCGATTGAGGTGGGTAGTTTTTAGAAAGATGACGTAATTCTAACAAAGAGTACATTCCGACGTTTAGTTTCTTTTGTTGGTGAACACAAAACAAGTTGATAAAATGCCATTTCTCCGAATTCTTCTCTTTTTGTTGGTTGCTCAACTGAGTTTCTCCCAAGGCATTCCACCGCAGGTACGTCGGGTGTTGTTTGTGGGAAATAGCATTACGTACGCAGGAAGTTACGTGACCGACATTGAAGCCTATTTTGTAACGCATTATCCGCAGCGTTCGATTGAATTTATCAACGTAGGGCTACCCAGTGAAACCGTTTCGGGGCTGTCGGAAGAAGGCCACGCGGGGGGAC contains:
- a CDS encoding ABC transporter ATP-binding protein, yielding MYSLLELRHLSKNYPPQSVLSDIQLELQTGEILGLLGESGSGKSTLLRLAAGLIDPDEGEIWLNGEKLRLASDQLIPGHPDIKIVHQDYNLSLPISVRENIAYALRYYQKAYRDERVDELIELCHLETVADKPAKSLSGGEKQRTAIARALAEEAKVLLLDEPFAHLDFANRRRLTQTIRTLAEETGTACIFVTHDAPDALSLSDRMGILYQGKLLQMGTPQEVYQQPISEYVAELTGEINVVPRNTFEQFFGTPPRPSDTLLIRPEQLIITETEGTQGIWATVERSIFEGSRYRIQVTAEQQSFIVYAPIAFPKEKSVFLRYIFPTTY